In the Cryptosporangium minutisporangium genome, one interval contains:
- a CDS encoding TetR/AcrR family transcriptional regulator, which yields MTRPRGSVAAGSPPLDGARRSEILHIASDLFAASGYTRTSLKDVADACGILPGSLYHHFDSKQAIATELLERYYAELDEIGGRWVDDPPLGPAARTADRITALGIAIAECAVRHGAALHLAAYEPHAGASPDLVGLARRKPEAVTAAMQRILDDAATRGDLVERVDPTLLTHQLVETMLHVGLGRLHKDGSPARTATLLCAMVLRGLANQPPADRALNRSAAMGAASATIAQWSAAADDDVDERRAALRAVARVEFARRGYEATTIRDIASAAGMGTGTVYRLVDGKEALLASIMNTFYTRLSAGYEAVAGAPATAIERLDALTWLNINARERFSQEFEIQQAWFRSYPPETSTLSDSLRERTRIVRAIVGIGLDREEIRTDQIAGHVTSLDELTPCVRDLIWVPPSVVGRTTTRGVLAHARATVLRGALAPAARSA from the coding sequence GTGACACGACCTCGCGGGTCCGTGGCGGCCGGCTCGCCGCCCCTGGACGGTGCCCGCCGCTCCGAGATTCTGCACATCGCTTCCGACCTGTTCGCGGCGTCCGGATACACCCGGACGTCACTGAAGGACGTGGCGGACGCCTGCGGGATCCTGCCCGGCAGCCTGTACCACCACTTCGACTCCAAGCAGGCGATCGCGACCGAACTCCTGGAGCGCTACTACGCGGAGCTGGACGAGATCGGCGGTCGCTGGGTCGACGACCCGCCGCTCGGGCCGGCCGCCCGTACCGCCGACCGGATCACGGCGCTCGGCATCGCGATCGCCGAGTGCGCGGTGCGCCACGGTGCCGCGCTGCATCTCGCCGCGTACGAGCCGCACGCGGGTGCGTCCCCCGACCTGGTGGGGCTCGCGCGCCGGAAGCCGGAGGCGGTCACCGCGGCGATGCAGCGGATCCTGGACGACGCCGCGACCCGCGGCGACCTGGTGGAGCGGGTCGATCCCACGCTGCTCACTCATCAGCTCGTCGAGACGATGCTGCACGTGGGCCTGGGCCGGCTGCACAAAGACGGCTCACCGGCGCGCACCGCGACGCTGCTCTGCGCGATGGTCTTGCGGGGCCTGGCGAACCAGCCGCCCGCCGACCGGGCCCTGAACCGCTCGGCCGCGATGGGCGCCGCCTCGGCGACGATCGCACAGTGGTCCGCCGCCGCAGACGACGACGTCGACGAGCGGCGGGCCGCGCTGCGCGCGGTAGCCCGCGTGGAGTTCGCCCGCCGGGGTTACGAGGCGACGACGATCCGGGACATCGCCTCGGCCGCCGGCATGGGCACCGGAACCGTGTACCGGCTGGTCGACGGCAAGGAGGCGCTGCTCGCCTCGATCATGAACACGTTCTACACCCGGCTGTCCGCCGGCTACGAAGCCGTGGCCGGGGCGCCTGCCACGGCGATCGAGAGGCTGGACGCGCTGACCTGGCTCAACATCAACGCCCGGGAGCGGTTCAGCCAGGAGTTCGAGATCCAGCAGGCGTGGTTCCGGTCGTACCCGCCGGAGACGAGCACGCTCTCGGACTCGCTGCGGGAGCGCACCCGCATCGTCCGGGCCATCGTCGGGATCGGCCTGGACCGCGAGGAGATCCGCACGGACCAGATCGCGGGGCACGTCACCTCGTTGGACGAGCTGACGCCGTGCGTCCGCGACCTGATCTGGGTGCCGCCGAGCGTCGTCGGACGGACCACGACGCGGGGTGTGCTCGCACACGCCCGCGCCACGGTCCTCCGCGGGGCTCTCGCCCCTGCTGCTCGATCAGCCTAG
- a CDS encoding Nramp family divalent metal transporter, whose amino-acid sequence MVLAAMGPAFVAAVAYVDPGNFATNFAGGVEFGYQLAWVIVLANLVATLVQYVTSKAGLATGRSLPELCRERFGRRTNLALWLQAEVVAMATDLAEFVGAAVGLHLVFGMPLLPAGLLTAVVAFTILALEQRKQRRFVIAVVALLLVVAGGFGYLLFAAGTQHYGDLAAGLVPQLPGDGALPLIVGIVGATVMPHVIYAHSALQKPAYIANDVVERGRRLRLNRWDCIIGLSTAGAINLAMLCVAAALPAGADSAADLDSIHATLGATAGAGAALAFGAALIASGFASASVGTYAGQVVMAGFLNRQIPLFLRRGLTMLPSLIVLGAAVDPTQALVVSQIVLSFGIPFALVPLVLVTRDRRVMREMVNRRAVTAAMAAISAVITGLNLYLIYDTIGG is encoded by the coding sequence GTGGTACTCGCCGCGATGGGGCCGGCGTTCGTCGCCGCCGTCGCGTACGTCGACCCGGGGAACTTCGCGACGAACTTCGCCGGCGGCGTCGAGTTCGGCTACCAGCTCGCCTGGGTCATCGTGCTCGCGAACCTGGTGGCGACGCTGGTGCAGTACGTGACGTCGAAGGCCGGGCTGGCGACCGGCCGGAGCCTTCCGGAGCTGTGCCGGGAGCGCTTCGGCCGGCGCACGAACCTGGCGCTCTGGCTCCAGGCCGAGGTGGTCGCGATGGCCACCGACCTGGCCGAGTTCGTCGGTGCGGCGGTCGGCCTCCACCTGGTGTTCGGGATGCCGCTGCTGCCGGCGGGACTGCTGACCGCGGTGGTCGCGTTCACGATCCTCGCGCTGGAGCAGCGGAAGCAGCGGCGGTTCGTGATCGCGGTCGTGGCGTTGTTGCTCGTCGTCGCCGGTGGGTTCGGGTACCTGCTGTTCGCCGCCGGTACCCAGCACTACGGCGACCTGGCCGCCGGGCTCGTGCCCCAGCTGCCCGGCGACGGCGCGCTGCCGCTGATCGTCGGCATCGTCGGGGCTACGGTCATGCCGCACGTCATCTACGCGCACTCCGCACTCCAGAAGCCGGCGTACATCGCGAACGACGTCGTCGAGCGCGGGCGCCGGCTCCGTCTGAACCGGTGGGACTGCATCATCGGTCTGAGCACCGCCGGGGCGATCAACCTGGCGATGCTCTGCGTCGCCGCGGCACTACCGGCCGGCGCCGACAGCGCCGCCGATTTGGACTCGATCCATGCCACGCTCGGGGCTACGGCCGGCGCCGGTGCGGCGCTGGCGTTCGGCGCGGCGCTGATCGCGTCCGGGTTCGCGTCGGCCAGCGTCGGCACGTACGCCGGGCAGGTCGTGATGGCGGGGTTCCTCAACCGGCAAATCCCGCTGTTCCTGCGGCGCGGTCTGACGATGCTGCCGTCGCTGATCGTCCTCGGCGCGGCCGTCGACCCGACCCAGGCCCTCGTCGTCTCCCAGATCGTGCTCTCGTTCGGCATCCCGTTCGCGTTGGTGCCGCTCGTGCTGGTCACCCGGGACCGGCGCGTGATGCGGGAGATGGTCAACCGCCGGGCCGTCACGGCCGCGATGGCCGCGATCTCGGCCGTGATCACCGGGCTCAACCTGTACCTGATCTACGACACGATCGGCGGGTGA
- a CDS encoding aromatic ring-hydroxylating dioxygenase subunit alpha: protein MTETVENPTDTAAPLLDEPYVIPVEAYYSREYAQAEKERLWSKVWLNVARVSELPKFGDFLTYAIADDEFIVIRTGEDTFKAYSNVCSHRGRPLIDTEPGEHDARGRRRQFVCGFHGWRYDTEGACTYVTEAEDWGPGGPDLDSYRLPQVQVDTWGGWIWLTMNPNAEPLREYLEPMASLLEPFQLENMRCRWRRWLEFDCNWKVALEAFMETYHVPVTHPEFRVFGSFLGWSRAMGTHSHIGYDAPKGMEENQAKVRIAQGTEDPRISTAKMQNFTWEAVNTNTTQTLVDAANRLVDELPEGTPPDVVLKHWLSSARRDDEARGVIWPSPTPEQTAASGTAWQVFPNFQIGHGLNNALCYSARPLGDDPNKCIFEAAVYEIFPPGEDPQAPWIHTPVDDEYWETHIVLPQDFSNMAAIQKGMKRHGFQGNKPNPYRERGIVNFHRNLARYVGTGAPKPL from the coding sequence ATGACCGAGACCGTCGAAAACCCGACGGATACCGCCGCGCCGCTCCTCGACGAGCCGTACGTCATCCCGGTGGAGGCCTATTACTCCCGGGAGTACGCGCAAGCGGAGAAGGAGAGGCTCTGGTCGAAGGTGTGGCTGAACGTCGCCCGCGTCTCCGAGCTGCCGAAGTTCGGCGATTTCCTGACGTACGCCATCGCCGACGACGAGTTCATCGTCATCCGCACCGGTGAGGACACGTTCAAGGCCTACTCGAACGTGTGCTCGCACCGCGGGCGCCCGCTCATCGACACCGAGCCCGGCGAGCACGACGCCCGTGGCCGCCGTCGGCAGTTCGTCTGCGGGTTCCACGGGTGGCGGTACGACACCGAGGGTGCGTGCACGTACGTCACCGAAGCCGAGGACTGGGGGCCCGGCGGGCCGGATCTGGACTCGTACCGGCTGCCCCAGGTGCAGGTCGACACGTGGGGCGGCTGGATCTGGCTCACGATGAACCCGAACGCCGAGCCGTTACGCGAGTACCTCGAGCCGATGGCGAGCCTGCTCGAACCGTTCCAGCTGGAGAACATGCGGTGCCGGTGGCGCCGCTGGCTGGAGTTCGACTGCAACTGGAAAGTCGCGCTCGAGGCGTTCATGGAGACCTACCACGTGCCGGTGACGCACCCGGAGTTCCGCGTCTTCGGCAGCTTCCTCGGCTGGTCGCGGGCGATGGGCACGCACAGCCACATCGGGTACGACGCGCCCAAGGGCATGGAGGAGAACCAGGCCAAGGTCCGCATCGCCCAGGGCACCGAGGACCCGCGCATCTCCACCGCCAAGATGCAGAACTTCACCTGGGAAGCGGTGAACACCAACACCACGCAGACCCTGGTGGACGCCGCGAACCGGCTGGTCGACGAGCTGCCGGAGGGCACGCCGCCGGACGTCGTGCTCAAGCACTGGCTGTCCTCGGCCCGGCGCGACGACGAGGCGCGCGGCGTGATCTGGCCGTCGCCGACCCCGGAGCAGACCGCCGCGAGCGGCACCGCCTGGCAGGTGTTCCCGAACTTCCAGATCGGCCACGGGCTGAACAACGCGCTCTGCTACAGCGCCCGGCCGCTGGGTGACGACCCGAACAAGTGCATCTTCGAGGCGGCGGTCTACGAGATCTTCCCGCCCGGCGAGGACCCCCAGGCGCCGTGGATCCACACCCCGGTCGACGACGAGTACTGGGAGACGCACATCGTCCTGCCGCAGGACTTCTCCAACATGGCCGCGATCCAGAAGGGCATGAAGCGGCACGGGTTCCAGGGCAACAAGCCGAACCCGTATCGGGAGCGCGGCATCGTCAACTTCCACCGCAACCTCGCCCGGTACGTCGGCACCGGCGCTCCCAAGCCCCTCTGA
- a CDS encoding ferredoxin, with protein sequence MRIKLDRTLCDGFGVCAKHAPDHFSLDDWGYASLIGTGAVPPAEEDDVRRALLDCPVHAIIELPPE encoded by the coding sequence GTGAGGATCAAGCTCGACCGCACGCTCTGCGACGGCTTCGGGGTCTGCGCCAAACACGCCCCGGACCACTTCTCCCTGGACGACTGGGGTTACGCGTCGCTGATCGGCACCGGCGCCGTTCCACCCGCGGAGGAGGACGACGTGCGCCGCGCGCTGCTGGACTGCCCGGTCCACGCGATCATCGAGCTGCCACCGGAGTGA
- a CDS encoding amidohydrolase family protein, with protein MTRTKERLPSTTEVPVRVVDSDVHPVPRAGAVLEYIPEKWRKFLLSHKVGDTINYDAPDYAHAYAMRVDTFPADGGFPGSDPDMMFKQLIIEAGSDIAILEPSSRQTRLPEATAAMATATNEWLANHWLDSRNNWHQRWRGSICAAIEDPQAAVAEIEKWAGHPYMAQILIKAEPRPSWGDPMYDPIWAAATKHDITVSCHLSRGNYETMPMPPVGFPSYNHDFMVTYSLLAANQVMSLIFDGVFDRFPTLRIVLVEHAFTWILPLMWRMDAIYAARKSWMTIKRKPSEYVKQHIKFTTQPLDYPEDKTELSRALEWMEAEKILLFSSDYPHWTFDDPKWLLKHLPEHAREAVMFKNGINTYKLPTTVPAVESQTRVW; from the coding sequence GTGACCCGAACCAAGGAGCGCTTACCCAGCACCACCGAGGTGCCGGTCCGGGTCGTCGACTCGGACGTCCACCCGGTCCCCCGTGCGGGCGCCGTCCTGGAGTACATCCCGGAGAAGTGGCGCAAGTTCCTGCTGTCGCACAAGGTCGGCGACACGATCAACTACGACGCCCCGGACTACGCGCACGCGTACGCCATGCGCGTCGACACGTTCCCGGCCGACGGCGGCTTCCCGGGCAGCGACCCGGACATGATGTTCAAGCAGCTGATCATCGAGGCCGGCTCGGACATCGCGATCCTCGAGCCGTCCTCGCGCCAGACCCGGCTCCCGGAGGCCACCGCCGCGATGGCCACCGCGACGAACGAGTGGCTCGCCAACCACTGGCTCGACAGCCGGAACAACTGGCACCAGCGCTGGCGCGGTTCGATCTGCGCGGCGATCGAGGATCCGCAGGCCGCTGTCGCCGAGATCGAGAAGTGGGCCGGCCATCCCTACATGGCGCAGATCCTGATCAAGGCGGAGCCGCGGCCCTCCTGGGGCGATCCGATGTACGACCCGATCTGGGCGGCCGCGACCAAGCACGACATCACGGTCAGCTGCCACCTCTCGCGCGGCAACTACGAGACGATGCCGATGCCGCCGGTCGGATTCCCCAGCTACAACCACGACTTCATGGTCACGTACTCGCTGCTCGCCGCGAACCAGGTGATGAGCCTGATCTTCGACGGCGTCTTCGACCGGTTCCCGACGCTGCGGATCGTCCTGGTCGAGCACGCGTTCACCTGGATCCTGCCGCTGATGTGGCGGATGGACGCGATCTACGCGGCCCGTAAGTCGTGGATGACGATCAAGCGGAAGCCGTCGGAGTACGTCAAGCAGCACATCAAGTTCACCACCCAGCCGCTGGACTACCCGGAGGACAAGACCGAGCTGTCCCGGGCGCTGGAGTGGATGGAGGCCGAGAAGATCCTGCTGTTCTCGTCCGACTACCCGCACTGGACGTTCGACGACCCGAAGTGGCTGCTCAAACACCTGCCCGAGCACGCGCGCGAGGCGGTCATGTTCAAGAACGGGATCAACACCTACAAGCTGCCGACCACGGTTCCCGCCGTCGAGAGCCAGACGCGTGTCTGGTGA
- a CDS encoding NAD(P)/FAD-dependent oxidoreductase, with translation MQNCAPTATPEVDHDALREKYRVERDKRLRPEGGEQYLVTEGEFAEFYEADPYTPVVPRLPIHEDVEVVVLGGGFSGLLAAGRIKQAGVSDVRIVELGGDFGGAWYWNRYPGIQIDTDATAYLPLLEEVGYLPTQKYALGDEVFEHCQRLGKHFGLYDNAIFHTLVRSLRWDEEIERWRVGTNRDDDIRARFVVMCQGPFHRPKLPGIPGIADFKGHTFHTARWDYEYTGGDIRGGLDELGDKRVAIIGTGASGAQSIPHLAAGAEHLYVFQRTPSYINERGNVTVTPEWAATLEPGWQEVRRRNFHTAAFEAFAPGQADLICDGWTEIARNLQAHLDATNGWGALADPAKFMALREEIDHRYTQRLRDRIASIVKDPVTAETLKPYYNYLCKRPVFNDEYLPTFNRPNVTLVDVSDTKGVERITAKGVVAHGVEHEVDCIVFASGFEATTDLDRKMGVKPFAGRDGLSLYDHWADGFQTLHGMTSHGFPNAFFVGFIQGGITAAVTAVFEQQAEHISYVIREALARGAKTVEPSQEAQAAWVTTVRETAFDNSAFSRACTPGYFNGEGEPRLRSQFGEPYGPGFYAMDDLLKAWRERGDLEGLSLG, from the coding sequence TTGCAGAATTGCGCACCTACGGCGACCCCCGAGGTCGATCACGACGCGTTGAGAGAGAAGTACCGCGTCGAACGGGACAAGCGCCTCCGCCCGGAGGGCGGCGAGCAGTACCTGGTGACCGAGGGAGAGTTCGCCGAGTTCTACGAGGCGGACCCCTACACGCCGGTCGTGCCGCGGCTGCCGATCCACGAGGACGTCGAGGTCGTCGTCCTCGGCGGTGGCTTCTCCGGGCTGCTGGCCGCCGGCCGGATCAAGCAGGCCGGCGTGTCCGACGTCCGGATCGTCGAACTCGGCGGTGACTTCGGCGGCGCCTGGTACTGGAACCGGTACCCGGGCATCCAGATCGACACCGACGCCACGGCCTACCTTCCGCTCCTGGAAGAGGTCGGGTACCTCCCGACGCAGAAGTACGCGCTCGGCGACGAGGTCTTCGAACACTGCCAGCGGCTCGGGAAACACTTCGGGCTGTACGACAACGCGATCTTCCACACGCTGGTGCGCTCGCTGCGGTGGGACGAGGAGATCGAACGCTGGCGGGTCGGCACGAACCGGGACGACGACATCCGGGCGCGGTTCGTCGTGATGTGCCAGGGGCCGTTCCATCGCCCGAAGCTCCCCGGCATCCCCGGCATCGCCGACTTCAAGGGACACACGTTCCACACCGCGCGCTGGGACTACGAGTACACCGGCGGTGACATCCGCGGCGGTCTCGACGAGCTCGGCGACAAGCGGGTGGCGATCATCGGCACCGGGGCGAGCGGCGCCCAGTCGATCCCGCACCTGGCGGCCGGCGCCGAGCACCTCTACGTCTTCCAGCGCACGCCCTCGTACATCAACGAGCGGGGCAACGTCACGGTCACCCCGGAGTGGGCGGCGACGCTCGAGCCGGGGTGGCAGGAGGTGCGCCGCCGCAACTTCCACACCGCGGCGTTCGAGGCGTTCGCCCCCGGTCAGGCCGACCTGATCTGTGACGGCTGGACCGAGATCGCCCGCAACCTGCAGGCGCACCTCGACGCCACGAACGGCTGGGGCGCGCTGGCCGACCCGGCGAAGTTCATGGCGCTGCGGGAAGAGATCGACCACCGCTACACGCAGCGGCTGCGCGACCGGATCGCGTCGATCGTCAAGGATCCGGTGACGGCCGAGACGCTCAAGCCGTACTACAACTACCTGTGCAAGCGGCCGGTCTTCAACGACGAGTACCTGCCGACGTTCAACCGCCCCAACGTGACGCTCGTCGACGTGTCGGACACCAAGGGCGTCGAGCGGATCACCGCGAAGGGTGTCGTCGCCCACGGCGTGGAGCACGAGGTCGACTGCATCGTCTTCGCCAGCGGATTCGAGGCCACCACCGACCTCGACCGCAAGATGGGCGTCAAGCCGTTCGCCGGCCGCGACGGGCTGTCGCTCTACGACCACTGGGCCGACGGCTTCCAGACGCTGCACGGCATGACGAGCCACGGATTCCCCAACGCGTTCTTCGTCGGGTTCATCCAGGGTGGCATCACCGCGGCCGTCACCGCGGTGTTCGAGCAGCAGGCAGAGCACATCTCCTACGTGATCCGGGAGGCCCTGGCGCGGGGTGCGAAGACGGTGGAACCGTCGCAAGAGGCTCAGGCCGCGTGGGTGACGACGGTCCGGGAGACCGCGTTCGACAACTCCGCCTTCTCGCGCGCCTGCACCCCGGGGTACTTCAACGGCGAGGGCGAACCACGGCTCCGGTCTCAGTTCGGCGAGCCGTACGGGCCGGGCTTCTACGCGATGGACGACCTGCTCAAGGCGTGGCGGGAGCGCGGCGACTTGGAGGGACTCTCCCTAGGCTGA
- a CDS encoding NADH-ubiquinone oxidoreductase-F iron-sulfur binding region domain-containing protein yields the protein MDKSLLTAGPPAPPAPTVRIAAPPADARLLRTGDGPEDAAAYRASGGYAALPDPATLVDEVDKSGLLGRGGAAFPLGIKLRSVRDACRADVRPVVVANGEEGEPASVKDRWLLRNRPHLVLDGLRLAAHAVGADTTYVYVSDPVAAEAVRRAGGNVVTVAPGYVAGEETAAVHALNGGPPLPTDKPPRPYQEGVAGRPTLVSNVETLANLPYVARHGADAFRAQGTPGSPGTFLATIGGAGRAPALYELPHGLPFTDLLERHGVDPDTVHGALMGGYFAGVVNRQVLDLTLDHETARRFDTGLGCGAIALLGADTCPIAVAASVMAYFDRENAGQCGSCFNGTAAMSAVTAALRDFRAEQADLDRLTRWSVVLRGRGACGTLDGATNVAASLLREFPSDVEQHLGGACSTCADQPFRAERPFEVRLP from the coding sequence ATGGATAAGTCGTTGTTGACGGCTGGACCTCCAGCGCCCCCGGCGCCGACGGTTCGGATCGCCGCACCGCCGGCGGACGCCCGCCTGCTCCGGACCGGGGACGGCCCGGAGGACGCCGCGGCCTACCGGGCCTCCGGTGGCTACGCCGCGCTCCCCGACCCGGCCACGCTCGTCGACGAGGTGGACAAGTCCGGCCTCCTCGGCCGCGGCGGTGCAGCCTTCCCGCTCGGGATCAAGCTCCGCTCGGTACGGGACGCGTGCCGGGCGGACGTACGCCCGGTGGTCGTCGCGAACGGCGAGGAGGGCGAACCGGCGTCGGTGAAGGACCGGTGGCTGCTCCGCAACCGCCCGCACCTCGTGCTCGACGGGCTGCGGCTGGCCGCCCACGCGGTCGGCGCGGACACCACCTACGTCTACGTCTCCGACCCGGTGGCCGCCGAGGCGGTACGGAGGGCCGGTGGGAACGTGGTGACGGTCGCTCCGGGGTACGTCGCCGGCGAGGAGACCGCCGCCGTGCACGCGCTGAACGGCGGCCCGCCCCTCCCGACCGACAAGCCGCCCCGGCCGTACCAGGAGGGCGTGGCCGGCCGACCGACGCTGGTGAGCAACGTCGAGACGCTCGCCAACCTGCCCTACGTCGCCCGGCACGGCGCGGACGCGTTCCGGGCGCAGGGCACCCCGGGCTCACCCGGGACGTTCCTGGCCACGATCGGCGGTGCTGGCCGCGCCCCTGCCCTGTACGAACTCCCCCACGGCCTCCCGTTCACCGACCTGCTGGAGCGGCACGGCGTCGACCCGGACACCGTGCACGGCGCGCTGATGGGCGGGTACTTCGCCGGCGTCGTCAATCGGCAAGTCCTCGACCTGACGCTCGACCACGAGACCGCCCGCCGGTTCGACACCGGCCTGGGCTGCGGTGCGATCGCACTGCTCGGCGCCGACACGTGCCCGATCGCCGTGGCCGCGTCGGTGATGGCGTACTTCGACCGGGAGAACGCCGGGCAGTGCGGCTCGTGCTTCAACGGCACGGCGGCGATGAGCGCGGTGACCGCCGCGCTGCGGGACTTCCGGGCCGAGCAGGCCGATCTCGACCGGCTGACCCGCTGGTCGGTGGTGCTCCGCGGACGCGGAGCCTGCGGCACGCTCGACGGCGCCACGAACGTCGCCGCGTCGCTGCTGCGGGAGTTCCCGTCCGACGTCGAACAGCACCTGGGCGGGGCCTGCTCCACCTGCGCTGACCAGCCGTTCCGGGCCGAGCGTCCGTTCGAGGTGAGGCTGCCGTGA
- a CDS encoding amidohydrolase family protein, with product MKVHRDGGTTPLIDASVHVFFRDNKDFRSFLREPYASRGIPDYEMDWYGAPGGEYLVEAEGPNGPDSGSTYPGSDPDFVGDHLFGTSGVDVAVLHPMSRGTLPDRHLTSAVLAAHNQMLVSRWLEKDSRYRGTIRVNPEDIPGALREIERYKDHPLVVGVGIPLQSRELYGKPQFWPLWEAAADAGLPVAVHIETGQGIGYPPTPSGHPRTYEQYLGFDALNYLYHLMNMIAEGVFERFDGLKMVWADGAADLLTPFIWRMDTFGRPHLEQTPWAPRMPSDYLPGHVYFVQGSLDGPGDAEFAGEWLSFTGKDEMVLFGSSYPHWQHNTVDALPSALSAEQRDRVCWRNAADLYGIYPAACSAEPQSEGVTP from the coding sequence GTGAAGGTCCACCGCGACGGCGGAACCACGCCGCTGATCGACGCGAGCGTCCACGTCTTCTTCCGCGACAACAAGGACTTCCGGAGCTTCCTCCGTGAGCCGTACGCGAGCCGCGGCATCCCCGACTACGAGATGGACTGGTACGGCGCCCCCGGCGGGGAGTACCTCGTGGAGGCCGAGGGTCCGAACGGTCCAGACTCCGGCAGCACCTACCCCGGCTCGGACCCGGACTTCGTCGGCGACCATCTGTTCGGCACGAGCGGTGTCGACGTGGCGGTGCTGCATCCGATGTCCCGCGGCACCCTCCCCGACCGGCACCTGACGTCCGCGGTGCTCGCCGCGCACAACCAGATGCTCGTCAGCCGGTGGCTCGAGAAGGACAGCCGCTACCGGGGCACGATCCGCGTGAACCCGGAGGACATCCCGGGCGCGCTCCGCGAGATCGAGCGGTACAAAGACCACCCGCTCGTCGTCGGAGTAGGCATCCCGCTGCAGTCCCGGGAGCTCTACGGCAAGCCGCAGTTCTGGCCGCTCTGGGAGGCCGCGGCCGACGCCGGGCTGCCGGTCGCGGTCCACATCGAGACCGGCCAGGGCATCGGCTACCCGCCCACCCCGTCCGGCCACCCGCGCACCTACGAGCAGTACCTCGGCTTCGACGCGCTCAACTACCTCTACCACCTGATGAACATGATCGCGGAGGGCGTCTTCGAGCGCTTCGACGGGCTCAAGATGGTCTGGGCCGACGGCGCCGCCGACCTCCTGACCCCGTTCATCTGGCGGATGGACACGTTCGGTCGCCCCCACCTGGAGCAGACGCCGTGGGCGCCCCGGATGCCCAGCGACTACCTCCCCGGCCACGTCTACTTCGTCCAGGGCAGCCTCGACGGCCCCGGTGACGCAGAGTTCGCCGGCGAGTGGCTGTCGTTCACCGGCAAGGACGAGATGGTCCTGTTCGGCTCCAGCTACCCGCACTGGCAGCACAACACGGTGGACGCCCTGCCGAGCGCGTTGAGCGCCGAGCAGCGCGACCGCGTCTGCTGGCGCAACGCCGCCGACCTGTACGGAATCTACCCAGCCGCGTGCAGCGCAGAGCCTCAGTCCGAAGGAGTGACGCCGTGA
- a CDS encoding alpha/beta hydrolase → MSSIEINGGNVVYEILGNQGDELIVLTPGGRFSKDIPGLRPLAEALVDGGKRVLLWDRPNTGASDVQFYGQTESHMRASTLKGLLTALGEGPCVLAGGSGGARDSILTTILHPELATKLVVWNIVGGVFGSFALGAYYAIPSIQVVQAKGIEGLFDLPEWQERIAANPTNADRLRALDRDEFLQQMLRWLNAYVSKPGQTIPGVDDLDFAGIRIPTLIIRGGKDDWYHPKRTSLEVSCLIEDSVLIDPPWPEDAWERATEDRAAGKVDGYNMFDTWVQAAPEILKFLG, encoded by the coding sequence ATGTCTTCGATCGAAATCAACGGCGGGAACGTCGTCTACGAAATACTCGGCAACCAAGGCGACGAATTGATCGTGCTGACGCCGGGCGGCCGATTCAGCAAAGACATCCCGGGATTGCGGCCACTCGCCGAGGCGCTGGTCGACGGCGGCAAGCGGGTCCTGCTCTGGGACCGGCCGAACACCGGTGCGTCCGACGTCCAGTTCTACGGCCAGACCGAATCGCACATGCGGGCTTCTACGCTCAAGGGCCTGCTGACCGCCCTGGGCGAGGGCCCGTGCGTCCTCGCGGGTGGCTCCGGCGGCGCCCGGGACTCGATCCTCACCACGATTCTTCACCCCGAGCTGGCCACGAAGCTGGTCGTCTGGAACATCGTCGGTGGGGTGTTCGGCTCGTTCGCGCTGGGCGCCTACTACGCGATCCCGAGCATCCAGGTGGTACAGGCCAAGGGCATCGAGGGGTTGTTCGACCTGCCGGAGTGGCAGGAGCGCATCGCGGCGAACCCGACCAACGCCGACCGGCTCCGCGCGCTCGACCGCGACGAGTTCCTCCAGCAGATGCTGCGCTGGCTCAACGCGTACGTGTCGAAACCGGGCCAGACGATCCCGGGCGTCGACGACCTCGACTTCGCGGGCATCCGGATCCCGACGCTGATCATCCGCGGCGGCAAGGACGACTGGTACCACCCCAAGCGAACGTCGCTGGAAGTCAGCTGCCTGATCGAGGACAGCGTGCTGATCGATCCGCCGTGGCCGGAAGACGCCTGGGAGCGGGCCACGGAGGATCGAGCAGCCGGCAAGGTCGACGGGTACAACATGTTCGACACCTGGGTCCAGGCCGCCCCGGAAATCCTCAAATTTCTAGGATGA
- a CDS encoding Rieske (2Fe-2S) protein, giving the protein MADAQARQHVDSTQTPRLAQGREHVVATLDEIPPGSFKVVPIGRHGVGVYNVNGTFYAIANYCPHEGGPLCKGRARGRTVVDESVPGDAVMVRDLEFIYCPWHQWGFELATGTTAVKPEWSIRTYPVRVVGNDVLVTA; this is encoded by the coding sequence CTGGCTGACGCGCAAGCCCGACAACACGTCGACTCGACGCAAACGCCGAGGCTGGCTCAGGGCCGTGAACACGTCGTGGCGACGCTCGACGAGATCCCGCCGGGCAGCTTCAAGGTGGTCCCGATCGGGCGGCACGGCGTCGGCGTCTACAACGTCAACGGCACGTTCTACGCGATCGCGAACTACTGCCCGCACGAGGGCGGCCCGCTCTGCAAGGGGCGGGCCCGCGGCCGCACCGTCGTCGACGAAAGCGTGCCCGGCGACGCGGTGATGGTGCGGGATCTGGAATTCATCTACTGCCCCTGGCACCAATGGGGATTCGAGCTCGCCACCGGGACGACCGCGGTCAAGCCGGAATGGAGCATCCGCACCTATCCGGTTCGGGTCGTCGGGAACGACGTCCTCGTCACTGCGTGA